From a single Lolium rigidum isolate FL_2022 chromosome 7, APGP_CSIRO_Lrig_0.1, whole genome shotgun sequence genomic region:
- the LOC124672748 gene encoding pentatricopeptide repeat-containing protein At1g25360-like, whose translation MLPRPPPPPPAVASLPYQCSVLLRNLAARHSPVPTAPSSFLRALRCLHARLLTAALLHNPSHPHLTLRLLHLYTISPDLATPAILFRSEPGPIAATSLVSAYAIAGRLPDAVSFFDSVPLARRDTVLHNAMISAFARASLAAPAISVFRSLLASDSRRPDDYSYTGLLSAAGQMHNLAASHCTQLHGSVLRVGTGAVLSVSNALIALYMKCDAPEVAGDARKVLDEMPAKDVLTWTTILVGYVRKGDVHAARSAFEEVDGEFDVLWNAMISGYVQSGMHAEAFELFRKMVSKRIPPDEFTFTSVLSACANGGFFPHGRSVHGQFIRLQPDFAPEAALPVNNALVTLYSKSGKIYVAAKIFDSMSFKDVVSWNTILSGYIECGCLDIAARVFKEMPYKSELSWMVMVSGYVHGGLAEDALKLFNQMRSEDVKPCDYTYAGAVAACGELGALKHGKQLHAHIVQCGFEASNSAGNALLTMYARCGAVKDARLVFLVMPNVDSVSWNAMISALGQHGYGTEALELFDKMVARGIHPDWISFLTILTACNHAGLVEEGFQYFESMKRDFGISPGEDHYARLIDLLGRAGRIGEARDLIKTMPFEPTPAIWEAILSGCRTSGDMDLGAYAADQLYEMIPQHDGTYILLSNTYSAAGRWVDAARVRKLMRDRGVKKEPGCSWIEVGNKVHVFLVGDTKHPEAHEVYKFLEMVGAKMRKLGYVPDTKFVLQDMAPHQKEYALSAHSEKLAVSFGLLKLPLGATVTVLKNLKICGDCHTAMMFMSLAVGREIVVRDVRRFHHFKDGECSCGNYW comes from the coding sequence ATgctgcctcggccgccgccgccgcctccagccgtcGCCTCCCTCCCCTACCAATGCTCCGTCCTCCTCCGCAACCTCGCCGCGCGCCACTCCCCTGTCCCGACGGCCCCCTCCTCCTTCCTTCGCGCCCTCCGCTGCCTGCACGCTCGCCTGCTCACCGCCGCACTCCTCCACAACCCGTCCCACCCCCACCTcaccctccgcctcctccacctctaCACCATCTCCCCGGACCTCGCCACCCCCGCCATCCTCTTCCGCTCCGAACCCGGCCCCATCGCCGCGACGTCTCTCGTCTCCGCCTACGCCATCGCCGGCCGCCTCCCCGATGCCGTCTCCTTCTTCGACTCGGTCCCGCTCGCGCGCCGAGACACCGTGCTCCACAACGCCATGATCTCCGCCTTCGCCCGCGCCTCCCTCGCCGCGCCCGCCATCTCCGTCTTCCGCTCCCTGCTCGCCTCTGACTCCCGCCGTCCCGACGACTACTCCTACACCGGGCTCCTCAGCGCCGCCGGCCAGATGCACAACCTCGCGGCATCGCACTGCACGCAGCTGCACGGCTCCGTCCTCAGAGTGGGCACCGGGGCAGTCCTATCCGTGTCCAACGCGCTCATTGCTCTGTACATGAAATGCGATGCGCCTGAGGTGGCCGGGGACGCGCGGAAGGTGCTTGACGAAATGCCGGCTAAAGACGTGCTCACGTGGACCACTATACTCGTGGGCTATGTCAGGAAAGGCGATGTCCATGCTGCTAGATCAGCGTTTGAAGAGGTTGATGGCGAGTTCGATGTCTTGTGGAATGCGATGATTTCAGGGTATGTCCAATCGGGAATGCATGCGGAAGCGTTTGAGCTCTTCAGGAAGATGGTGTCGAAACGGATACCGCCTGACGAGTTCACGTTTACTAGCGTCCTGAGTGCCTGTGCAAATGGCGGCTTCTTTCCGCACGGGAGATCTGTCCACGGGCAGTTCATTCGGTTGCAGCCAGATTTTGCTCCTGAGGCAGCGTTGCCTGTTAACAATGCGTTGGTCACCTTATACTCAAAGTCCGGGAAGATTTATGTTGCTGCAAAGATATTTGACAGTATGAGTTTTAAGGATGTAGTTTCTTGGAACACCATTTTGTCAGGGTATATTGAGTGCGGTTGCTTGGACATTGCAGCTAGGGTATTTAAGGAGATGCCGTATAAAAGTGAGTTGTCGTGGATGGTGATGGTATCAGGATATGTTCATGGAGGGCTTGCAGAAGATGCTCTGAAGCTGTTTAACCAGATGAGGTCTGAGGATGTCAAGCCATGTGATTACACTTACGCTGGTGCGGTAGCTGCATGTGGTGAACTTGGGGCGCTGAAGCATGGAAAGCAGCTCCACGCACATATTGTGCAGTGTGGTTTCGAAGCAAGCAATTCTGCGGGAAACGCACTGCTGACCATGTATGCTAGATGCGGCGCTGTGAAAGATGCTCGTCTTGTGTTCCTTGTGATGCCCAATGTTGACTCTGTCTCGTGGAATGCCATGATCTCAGCCCTTGGGCAGCATGGATACGGTACAGAGGCACTTGAACTATTTGACAAGATGGTTGCTAGAGGCATACATCCTGATTGGATTTCATTCCTCACAATTTTGACCGCCTGCAATCATGCTGGCTTAGTAGAAGAAGGCTTTCAATATTTTGAGTCCATGAAAAGAGACTTTGGCATTAGCCCTGGAGAAGATCACTATGCCCGGCTGATAGATTTGCTTGGCCGGGCTGGAAGAATTGGAGAAGCGAGGgatttgatcaagacaatgccttTTGAGCCTACCCCAGCCATTTGGGAGGCTATTCTCTCTGGCTGTCGGACTAGTGGAGATATGGATCTTGGTGCGTATGCGGCAGATCAGCTCTATGAGATGATACCACAGCATGATGGCACATACATACTACTGTCCAACACATATTCAGCTGCTGGACGCTGGGTTGATGCTGCGAGAGTAAGGAAGCTAATGCGTGATCGTGGGGTGAAGAAGGAGCCTGGGTGCAGCTGGATAGAAGTTGGAAACAAAGTCCACGTGTTTCTTGTCGGTGATACAAAACATCCGGAAGCGCATGAAGTCTACAAGTTCCTTGAAATGGTTGGTGCTAAGATGAGAAAGCTGGGATATGTCCCTGATACAAAGTTTGTGCTGCAAGACATGGCACCCCATCAGAAGGAATATGCACTATCCGCACACAGTGAGAAACTGGCAGTTAGTTTTGGACTTCTAAAATTGCCTCTTGGAGCCACAGTTACAGTTCTTAAAAACTTGAAAATATGTGGTGATTGTCATACTGCAATGATGTTCATGTCACTGGCAGTCGGACGGGAAATTGTTGTAAGGGATGTTAGGCGGTTTCATCATTTCAAGGATGGAGAATGTTCCTGTGGTAATTATTGGTGA
- the LOC124675049 gene encoding interferon-related developmental regulator 2-like, giving the protein MGKSKKSKARGAAGDDLLDSSDADSVETSSTALSDLSISYATENVNSHEFVLDKYIDALYEKRGSTREAALASLVDAFESFMLDGLVENKYATLLSLFNTSIKKGSTKEACLASRAIGLLSITLGAGTTSHETMVESHPQLSKVLQTWSDASKMISALDCLAVVTFVGATDLAETELSLKAMWDVIHPKSGSNVGTVRKPKPPVLAAALSSWTFLLTTIGSWRINTDSWKEPIAFLSTLLGAEDRAVRMAAGEALALCFELKLLDVSACEDDDDDTGVAGTSKSKLFLDMQALKAKIAGLASNLSAEAGGKGADKKNLSDQRDLFQRILDFVKYGECPEESLKIAGKRDVLRVSSWSELIQLNFFKHFLGRGFLKHVQDNGLLQDIFSIRTDKAESLSSSDKKIFRSGEEKGRALKLNKDRRQAQERKNAALFNE; this is encoded by the exons ATGGGGAAGA GCAAGAAGAGCAAGGCCCGCGGCGCCGCGGGGGACGACCTCCTGGACAGCAGCGACGCCGACAGCGTCGAGACCTCCTCCACCGCGCTCTCGGATCTCTCCATCTCCTACGCCACCGAGAACGTCAACTCGCACGAGTTCGTACTCGACAAGTACATCGACGCGCTCTACGAGAAGAG GGGGTCTACAAGAGAGGCAGCGTTGGCTTCGTTGGTTGATGCTTTTGAAAGTTTTATGCTTGATGGCCTTGTTGAGAACAA ATATGCTACTCTGCTGAGTCTATTCAATACTTCAATAAAGAAGGGATCTACCAAGGAGGCTTGCCTGGCATCTCGTGCCATTG GGTTACTGTCTATTACACTTGGTGCTGGGACTACCTCGCATGAAACAATGGTAGAATCACATCCACAACTTTCTAAGGTCCTTCAAACCTGGTCGGATGCTTCAAAGATGATCTCT GCCCTTGATTGCTTGGCTGTCGTCACATTTGTTGGTGCAACTGATCTCGCTGAAACAGAGTTATCTTTGAAAGCCATGTGGGATGTGATTCATCCAAAATCAGGTTCAAAT GTGGGTACTGTCCGGAAACCAAAGCCACCTGTGTTAGCAGCTGCTCTATCCTCATGGACATTTTTGCTAACAACTATTGGTTCATGGCGGATCAACACTGATAGCTGGAAGGA GCCAATTGCATTTCTGTCTACTCTTCTAGGAGCAGAGGATCGCGCTGTTCGAATGGCTGCTGGTGAAGCATTAGCTTTGTGTTTTGAGTTAAAGCTACTTGATGTCTCCGCTtgtgaagacgatgatgatgacactgGAGTAGCTGGTACCTCCAAGAGTAAACTTTTTCTGGATATGCAAGCATTGAAAGCCAAAATAGCAGGTCTTGCCTCCAATCTCTCCGCGGAGGCAGGGGGCAAAGGTGCAGACAAGAAAAATCTTTCTGACCAAAGAGATCTGTTCCAACGGATTCTGGATTTTGTTAAG TATGGCGAGTGTCCTGAAGAATCACTGAAGATTGCTGGAAAACGTGATGTTTTAAGGGTTTCGTCATGGTCCGAACTGATTCAG TTGAACTTCTTCAAGCATTTCCTTGGGAGAGGCTTCCTGAAGCATGTGCAG GACAATGGACTTCTTCAAGATATCTTCAGTATCAGGACTGATAAGGCTGAATCCCTGTCATCTAGTGACAAG AAAATCTTTAGGTCTGGAGAAGAGAAAGGAAGAGCTCTGAAGCTGAACAAGGATCGTCGCCAGGCACAG GAGAGGAAGAACGCTGCTTTGTTCAACGAGTGA